A window of the Nitrospirota bacterium genome harbors these coding sequences:
- a CDS encoding UvrD-helicase domain-containing protein, whose protein sequence is MKRYILKTPQRANGYLVDYESELNPEQYTAVMAGNGPILVIAGAGSGKTRTVTYRVARLVESGVEPSKILLVTFTNKAAREMLHRAELLIKIDVRRLWGGTFHHIANLILRRHASAIGYKSNFSILDREDTKDLLNNCIAEIGINTKAM, encoded by the coding sequence ATGAAGAGATATATACTCAAAACCCCTCAGAGGGCGAACGGCTATCTTGTTGATTACGAATCAGAGCTAAACCCCGAGCAGTATACCGCAGTAATGGCAGGGAACGGCCCTATACTCGTTATCGCAGGTGCAGGGAGTGGAAAAACCAGAACGGTTACATACCGCGTTGCAAGGCTTGTTGAATCTGGCGTTGAACCTTCAAAAATCCTCCTTGTAACATTTACAAACAAGGCTGCAAGGGAGATGCTCCACAGAGCAGAACTCTTAATAAAGATTGATGTAAGAAGGCTCTGGGGAGGGACATTTCACCATATCGCAAACCTGATACTCAGGAGACATGCATCAGCAATCGGCTATAAAAGCAACTTTTCTATACTCGACAGAGAAGATACAAAGGACCTTTTGAATAATTGCATAGCAGAGATAGGCATAAATACTAAAGCGATGA